In a genomic window of Nostoc sp. UHCC 0870:
- the avd gene encoding diversity-generating retroelement protein Avd codes for MNELPIIQRIYDLIRWYVPILNRLPRDHKFILGNRIISGLYDLLDNLITARYSKDRLIILQTLNTKLDILRYQTRLLLDLELIESPRYEYASKLINEIGIDLGAWIKQQKQTAIVL; via the coding sequence ATGAATGAATTACCAATTATCCAAAGAATTTACGATTTAATTCGCTGGTACGTGCCGATTCTCAACCGTTTACCCCGCGATCACAAATTTATTTTAGGCAACCGAATTATTTCTGGGCTTTACGATCTCCTAGACAATCTAATTACAGCACGCTATAGCAAAGATAGATTAATAATTTTACAAACCTTAAATACTAAACTAGATATTTTACGTTATCAAACTCGCTTACTTTTAGATTTAGAATTAATCGAATCTCCGCGTTATGAATACGCAAGTAAATTAATTAACGAAATTGGTATTGATTTAGGTGCTTGGATTAAACAACAAAAACAAACAGCCATTGTTTTGTAG
- a CDS encoding caspase, EACC1-associated type produces MAKFALLIGVSEYKADLKAIPSAVRDVEALKQVLINPDMGEFPESNVTVLPNPNRMDMEIAIDKIFTGRKTYDLVLFYFSGHGLKDERRKLYLSTSETILDNGRLVPPTAVEARYLHDRMNASKSKQQVIILDSCFSGAFAEGLNAKSAGIVDSVDIIAEELHSEGRAILTSSTSTEYSFEKAGSDLSIYTRYLVEGITNGAADQDGDGNISVDELHNYASGKVREVSPAMTPQFYPVKEGYKIWLAKAPVNDPKLMYRKEVELRVNHGKISKVARRLLNSKQTQLSLLPEEAAAIEFEVLQPYREFQRKLEEYEQALLEAVEEGYPDDEIVSNDLQAYQHDLGLRDENIKPIHQRLRIPMKNTSPPTGSQTPPFPSREGGMGGLGQFQFDIVTVNAKGKETSRSQGQAKYFTADLGNGVTLDMVSIPGGEFLMGSPDKELEQSDTESPQHQVKVQPFFMGKFPVTQAQWRAVASLPKVNHDLESDPSNFKGVNRPVEMVSWFHAVEFCQRLSQKLGREYRLPTEAEWEYACRAGTTTPFHFGETISTDLVNYDGDYVYGSGAKGKYRKETTDVGSFGVANAFGLYDMHGLVWEWCFDHWHENYQGAPTDGSAWLIEGKENDNHYRLLRGGSWHYNPRYCRCAYRLRYEPDYWNYYIGLRVVCSPARTP; encoded by the coding sequence ATGGCTAAATTTGCCCTGCTGATTGGTGTGAGTGAATATAAAGCAGACTTGAAAGCTATTCCTTCTGCTGTTAGGGATGTGGAAGCACTCAAACAGGTTTTGATTAACCCTGATATGGGTGAATTTCCTGAATCAAATGTAACAGTGCTACCTAATCCTAATAGAATGGACATGGAAATAGCTATTGACAAAATTTTTACTGGTCGCAAAACATATGACTTGGTGCTGTTTTACTTTTCTGGTCATGGGTTGAAGGACGAAAGGCGTAAACTTTACCTATCTACCAGTGAAACGATTCTAGACAATGGTAGGCTAGTTCCACCAACGGCAGTCGAAGCTAGATATCTTCATGACCGCATGAATGCGAGCAAGTCAAAGCAGCAGGTAATCATTCTAGACTCCTGCTTTAGTGGGGCTTTTGCTGAAGGGTTAAATGCTAAATCTGCTGGTATTGTAGATTCTGTAGATATTATTGCAGAGGAGTTACATAGTGAGGGTAGAGCAATTCTCACCTCTTCTACCTCAACTGAATATTCCTTTGAAAAGGCAGGATCTGACCTTTCTATTTATACTCGTTATTTAGTAGAAGGTATTACCAACGGCGCAGCAGATCAAGATGGAGATGGCAATATTTCGGTAGATGAGTTGCATAATTATGCTAGTGGTAAAGTGCGAGAAGTCTCTCCGGCTATGACACCGCAGTTTTATCCTGTCAAAGAAGGTTACAAGATTTGGTTGGCGAAAGCACCTGTTAATGATCCTAAGTTGATGTACCGTAAAGAAGTAGAGCTTCGGGTAAATCATGGAAAAATTTCCAAGGTTGCACGCAGGCTCTTAAATTCTAAACAAACTCAGTTATCCCTTTTACCAGAAGAAGCAGCAGCAATTGAATTTGAGGTGTTGCAGCCTTACCGAGAATTTCAACGAAAATTAGAGGAGTATGAGCAAGCATTACTAGAGGCTGTTGAGGAAGGATATCCAGACGATGAAATTGTATCCAATGACTTGCAAGCCTATCAGCATGATTTAGGACTCAGGGATGAGAATATTAAACCCATTCATCAACGCCTTCGTATACCGATGAAAAATACCTCTCCCCCAACCGGGAGTCAAACACCACCCTTCCCTAGTAGGGAAGGGGGGATGGGGGGGTTAGGTCAATTTCAATTTGACATAGTAACTGTCAACGCCAAAGGTAAGGAAACTAGCCGTAGTCAAGGACAGGCGAAATATTTTACGGCTGACTTGGGGAATGGTGTCACCTTAGATATGGTTTCCATCCCTGGAGGTGAATTTTTGATGGGTTCGCCAGATAAGGAACTAGAGCAAAGTGACACAGAAAGTCCTCAGCATCAAGTTAAGGTTCAGCCTTTTTTCATGGGTAAATTTCCTGTGACTCAGGCTCAATGGCGTGCTGTGGCTAGTTTACCCAAGGTTAACCATGATTTAGAATCTGACCCATCTAATTTTAAAGGTGTAAATCGTCCTGTAGAAATGGTATCCTGGTTTCATGCCGTTGAATTTTGTCAGCGACTTTCCCAAAAATTGGGACGGGAATATCGCCTGCCGACTGAAGCAGAGTGGGAATATGCTTGTCGTGCAGGAACTACAACACCATTTCATTTTGGTGAGACAATTAGCACCGATTTAGTGAACTATGACGGTGATTATGTCTATGGTTCTGGAGCAAAAGGCAAATATAGAAAAGAAACTACAGATGTAGGGAGCTTTGGTGTAGCTAACGCCTTTGGTCTGTATGATATGCACGGTCTAGTTTGGGAATGGTGTTTTGACCATTGGCACGAAAATTATCAAGGCGCACCCACTGACGGTAGTGCATGGTTAATAGAAGGCAAAGAGAATGATAATCATTATCGGCTGCTGCGCGGTGGGTCTTGGCACTACAATCCTAGGTACTGTCGCTGTGCATATCGCCTCAGGTACGAGCCGGACTACTGGAACTACTACATCGGTTTGCGGGTTGTTTGTTCCCCCGCGAGGACTCCCTAG